From a single Lolium rigidum isolate FL_2022 chromosome 7, APGP_CSIRO_Lrig_0.1, whole genome shotgun sequence genomic region:
- the LOC124674134 gene encoding cytosolic invertase 1-like, producing MEAPGGGAGPMPTTPSHASIADSDDFDLSRLLNHRPRINVERQRSFDDRSLGDLYLSAMDSRGGYMDSYESMYSPGGGLRSLTGTPASSTRLSFEPQLLVAEAWEALRRSLVCFRGEPLGTIAAVDSSSDEVLNYDQVFVRDFVPSALAFLMNGEPDIVKNFLLKTLLLQGWEKRIDRFKLGEGAMPASFKVLKDPKRGVDTLAADFGESAIGRVAPADSGFWWIILLRAYTKSTGDLTLAETPECQKGIRLIMNQCLAEGFDTFPTLLCADGCCMIDRRMGVYGYPIEIQALFFMSLRCALLLLKPAAEGNGKQDDDIMERIVTRLHALSYHMRTYFWLDFQQLNVIYRFKTEEYSHTAVNKFNVIPESIPDWLFDFMPSRGGYFVGNVSPARMDFRWFALGNCVAILASLATPEQAGAIMDLIEERWEDLIGEMPLKICYPTIEGHEWQNVTGCDPKNTRWSYHNGGSWPVLIWLLTAACIKTGRLKIARRAIDLAEARLGKDGWPEYYDGKLGRYVGKQARKHQTWSIAGYLVAKMMLEDPSHLGMISLEEDKAMNPVLKRSASWTV from the exons ATGGAGGCGCCGGGGGGCGGAGCGGGGCCGATGCCGACCACGCCGTCGCACGCGTCCATAGCGGACTCGGACGACTTCGACCTGTCGCGGCTGCTGAACCACCGCCCGCGGATCAACGTGGAGCGGCAGCGCTCCTTCGACGACCGCTCGCTCGGCGACCTCTACCTCTCCGCCATGGACAGCCGCGGCGGGTACATGGACAGCTACGAGAGCATGTACTCGCCCGGCGGCGGGCTCCGCTCGCTCACCGGCACGCCGGCCTCCTCCACGCGGCTCTCCTTCGAGCCCCAGCTCCTGGTCGCCGAGGCCTGGGAGGCTCTCCGCCGCTCGCTCGTCTGCTTCCGTGGGGAGCCCCTCGGcaccatcgccgccgtcgacagctcctccgacgaagtCCTCAACTACGACCAG GTGTTCGTGCGGGATTTTGTGCCGAGCGCGCTGGCGTTCCTGATGAACGGGGAGCCGGACATCGTGAAGAACTTCCTGCTCAAGACGCTGCTGCTGCAGGGGTGGGAGAAGCGGATCGACCGGTTCAAGCTCGGGGAGGGCGCCATGCCGGCGAGCTTCAAGGTGCTCAAGGACCCGAAGCGCGGGGTGGACACCCTGGCGGCGGACTTCGGCGAGAGCGCCATCGGGCGCGTGGCGCCGGCCGACTCCGGGTTCTGGTGGATCATCCTGCTCCGCGCCTACACCAAGTCCACCGGCGACCTCACCCTCGCCGAGACGCCCGAGTGCCAGAAGGGCATCCGGCTCATCATGAACCAGTGCCTCGCcgaggggttcgacaccttccccACCCTCCTCTGCGCCGACGGCTGCTGCATGATCGACCGCAGGATG GGCGTGTACGGGTACCCGATCGAGATCCAAGCCCTCTTCTTCATGTCACTGCGGtgcgcgctgctgctgctgaagccgGCGGCGGAAGGGAACGGCAAGCAGGACGACGACATCATGGAGCGGATCGTGACGCGGCTGCACGCGCTGAGCTACCACATGCGGACCTACTTCTGGCTCGACTTCCAGCAGCTCAACGTCATCTACCGCTTCAAGACGGAGGAGTACTCCCACACCGCCGTCAACAAGTTCAACGTCATCCCGGAGTCCATCCCGGACTGGCTCTTCGACTTCATGCCCTCCCGCGGCGGCTACTTCGTCGGCAACGTCAGCCCCGCCAGGATGGACTTCCGGTGGTTCGCGCTGGGCAACTGCGTCGCCATCCTCGCGTCGCTCGCCACGCCAGAGCAGGCCGGCGCCATCATGGACCTCATCGAGGAGCGATGGGAGGACCTCATCGGCGAGATGCCGCTCAAGATCTGCTACCCGACCATCGAGGGACACGAGTGGCAGAACGTCACCGGATGCGACCCCAAGAACACCAGGTGGAGCTACCACAACGGAGGATCATGGCCAG TGCTGATCTGGCTCCTGACGGCGGCGTGCATCAAGACCGGGCGGCTCAAGATCGCGAGGCGGGCGATCGACCTGGCAGAGGCGAGGCTGGGGAAGGACGGCTGGCCGGAGTACTACGACGGCAAGCTCGGGCGGTACGTGGGGAAGCAGGCGAGGAAGCACCAGACGTGGTCCATCGCGGGGTACCTGGTGGCCAAGATGATGCTGGAGGATCCGTCCCACCTGGGCATGATCTCACTCGAGGAGGACAAGGCCATGAATCCCGTGCTCAAGAGGTCTGCCTCCTGGACTGTGTAA